In one Bacteroidota bacterium genomic region, the following are encoded:
- a CDS encoding cystathionine beta-synthase, producing the protein MAKDLSKVCYYDTILQTIGRTPLVRLNKVTDGASGLILAKVETFNPGGSVKDRIGVSIIEEAEQDGRLKPGGTIVESTSGNTGMGLALVAAVKGYKTVFTLPDKMSMEKIRLLRAFGAEVIVTPTAVPHESPESYTEVAKKVVRETPNSILANQYYNPRNPEAHYKTTGPEIWEQTGGQIDYFVCGVGTGGTITGTGKYLKEKNPNIKVIGIDPKGSALREYYYTKKITPLLKTYKVEGIGQDYVPGTLDFTYIDEMIEADDRESFLMARRLTREEGLMVGGSAGTAVAGMMKVAARFKEHDVVVVLLPDLGERYLSKIFNDDWMREYGFLRPERITARYIIESKGKEVQGLFEIDPLTTVRKTLELMRQKDISQIPVLERGKSVGSVHDSELMAKVMAKPSLVDSPVSTVMEPPFPVVNIDTSIDDVVKLMKAKHNPAVLVEDQGKITGILSRYDVIEFMGK; encoded by the coding sequence ATGGCGAAGGACTTGTCGAAAGTCTGCTACTACGACACCATTCTTCAGACAATCGGGCGAACGCCGCTCGTCAGACTGAACAAGGTGACGGACGGGGCTAGTGGACTCATTCTGGCAAAAGTCGAAACATTCAATCCCGGCGGTTCAGTCAAAGATCGCATCGGGGTTTCCATTATCGAAGAAGCAGAACAGGATGGAAGATTGAAGCCGGGTGGCACGATTGTCGAATCAACCTCTGGCAACACGGGAATGGGCCTTGCGCTGGTGGCAGCCGTCAAGGGATACAAGACTGTCTTTACGTTGCCGGATAAAATGAGTATGGAGAAGATCCGTCTCCTGCGTGCATTCGGAGCCGAGGTGATTGTCACGCCAACTGCGGTTCCGCATGAATCTCCTGAAAGCTACACCGAAGTCGCGAAGAAAGTCGTTCGAGAAACACCGAATTCAATCCTCGCCAATCAATACTACAATCCCCGAAACCCCGAGGCACATTACAAAACCACCGGACCCGAAATCTGGGAACAGACAGGCGGGCAAATCGATTACTTCGTGTGCGGAGTCGGAACCGGCGGCACAATTACCGGAACGGGAAAATATCTGAAGGAAAAGAATCCCAACATCAAAGTCATTGGTATTGACCCGAAAGGCTCCGCGCTACGTGAGTATTACTACACGAAGAAGATCACACCTCTACTCAAAACATACAAAGTGGAAGGCATCGGGCAGGATTATGTACCGGGCACCCTCGACTTCACGTATATTGACGAGATGATTGAAGCCGACGATCGTGAATCATTCCTGATGGCACGACGCCTCACGCGTGAAGAAGGCTTGATGGTTGGCGGCTCCGCCGGAACTGCCGTGGCAGGAATGATGAAAGTTGCCGCGCGCTTCAAAGAACATGACGTTGTGGTTGTGTTGTTGCCCGATTTAGGAGAGCGGTATCTCAGCAAGATTTTCAATGATGATTGGATGAGGGAATACGGGTTCCTGCGTCCTGAAAGAATTACGGCACGGTATATCATCGAGTCGAAAGGCAAAGAGGTTCAGGGATTATTTGAAATCGACCCGCTAACAACCGTTCGCAAGACACTGGAACTGATGAGGCAGAAGGATATCTCCCAGATTCCTGTTCTTGAACGCGGCAAATCCGTCGGCTCGGTTCACGATTCCGAACTGATGGCGAAAGTCATGGCAAAGCCGTCGCTTGTCGATTCCCCCGTAAGCACGGTTATGGAACCGCCCTTCCCCGTTGTGAACATCGACACGTCCATTGATGATGTGGTGAAGCTGATGAAAGCCAAACACAACCCGGCGGTTCTCGTTGAAGATCAGGGAAAGATCACCGGCATCTTGTCGAGATACGATGTTATTGAATTCATGGGAAAGTGA
- a CDS encoding outer membrane beta-barrel protein encodes MRWMALVVLVFVGNQSSNSQTFFSLQAEVAEPTESFRIAAGTGFGMKATYFHFIGGSFALTGSAGYVKWGPRVDFPPGNEFKIVSIPITMGAHLLLSRGVVSPYLGLSLGMSYLRIRGIANNSAIYNDSSELKFTFSPQVGVGIHVAGPVGLLLTGSYNLIYTPDSPYKFFGLHAGLALGL; translated from the coding sequence ATGAGGTGGATGGCACTTGTTGTGTTGGTGTTTGTTGGAAATCAATCATCAAATTCGCAGACATTCTTTTCGCTTCAAGCCGAAGTTGCCGAGCCAACAGAGTCGTTCAGGATTGCGGCCGGAACGGGGTTCGGGATGAAGGCAACATACTTTCATTTCATCGGAGGCAGTTTTGCCCTCACGGGTTCGGCAGGATACGTGAAGTGGGGCCCGCGTGTTGATTTCCCTCCCGGCAACGAATTCAAGATTGTCTCTATTCCAATTACGATGGGAGCCCACCTGTTACTCTCACGCGGCGTTGTCTCACCGTACCTTGGCCTGTCGCTCGGAATGAGTTATCTCCGCATCAGGGGGATTGCAAACAACTCCGCAATCTACAACGACAGCAGTGAACTCAAGTTCACGTTTTCGCCGCAAGTTGGCGTCGGGATTCATGTAGCCGGGCCCGTTGGTTTGCTGCTCACCGGTTCGTACAATCTTATTTACACACCTGATTCTCCATACAAATTCTTCGGACTGCATGCCGGTTTGGCGTTGGGATTGTAG
- a CDS encoding PLP-dependent transferase: MKKQGFSTKAIHAGQPAEPVTGAIMTPVFLTSTYVQEELGKHKGYEYSRVSNPTRTALEQNIAALENGKHGLAFGSGTVAVDAIMHLLKPGDHVILSWNVYGGTYRIAKMVWEDFGLQFDFVDTTNLQNVERVIRPNTKMLFIETPTNPTMEITDLAGAVEIAKKFKLISVVDNTFATPYLQQPMDYGFDMVVHSLTKYLNGHSDMLGGFIVTNNDMYNERLRFLQKAVGGILSPFDAWLCLRGTKTLAVRMKQHCESAMKVAQWLTTQKKVQKVYYPGLDNHPQHELAKKQMRGFGGMISFELGNIETAGAFLKKVRLCALAESLGGVETIITHPATMTHAAIPAEQRARIGVTEGLVRISVGIEDVEDILADMDNALNR, translated from the coding sequence ATGAAGAAACAAGGATTTTCCACCAAGGCGATTCACGCCGGCCAACCGGCCGAACCTGTAACCGGCGCCATTATGACACCGGTTTTCCTCACCTCCACCTACGTACAGGAAGAACTTGGCAAGCATAAAGGCTACGAATACTCCCGCGTTTCGAACCCGACACGGACGGCCCTTGAGCAAAACATTGCAGCGCTGGAAAACGGAAAACACGGATTGGCATTCGGCTCGGGAACGGTAGCGGTCGATGCCATCATGCATCTCCTCAAACCCGGCGATCACGTCATACTCTCGTGGAATGTGTACGGTGGAACGTATCGCATTGCCAAGATGGTGTGGGAGGATTTCGGCTTGCAGTTCGATTTTGTGGATACAACAAATCTACAAAACGTCGAACGTGTTATCCGCCCCAACACGAAAATGTTGTTCATCGAAACGCCCACAAATCCCACGATGGAAATTACCGATCTGGCGGGAGCGGTGGAAATTGCCAAAAAGTTCAAACTGATTTCGGTAGTGGATAATACATTCGCCACCCCTTACCTCCAACAGCCGATGGACTACGGATTCGACATGGTTGTTCACAGCCTGACAAAGTATCTGAACGGCCACAGCGACATGTTAGGCGGATTCATTGTTACAAACAACGACATGTACAATGAGAGACTCCGCTTTTTGCAGAAGGCGGTCGGGGGAATCCTGAGTCCGTTTGATGCCTGGCTCTGTTTGCGTGGCACAAAGACCCTTGCGGTCCGCATGAAACAACACTGCGAAAGCGCAATGAAGGTAGCACAATGGCTGACAACTCAGAAGAAAGTGCAAAAAGTGTATTATCCCGGACTTGACAATCATCCGCAGCATGAACTTGCAAAGAAGCAAATGCGAGGCTTCGGCGGCATGATTTCGTTCGAACTGGGGAATATTGAAACGGCGGGAGCCTTCTTGAAGAAAGTCCGACTTTGTGCTTTGGCAGAGAGTCTCGGAGGAGTGGAAACGATTATCACACACCCAGCGACCATGACACATGCGGCAATCCCCGCCGAGCAACGGGCACGCATTGGTGTAACAGAAGGACTCGTGCGCATCTCGGTAGGCATCGAGGATGTGGAGGATATTCTCGCCGACATGGACAATGCACTGAATCGTTGA
- a CDS encoding aldehyde dehydrogenase family protein, translating to MAKKFQNFINGKWVDAKSGKTFENRNPANWDEIVGTFPKSGKEDVEEAVQAARKAFDSWRLTPAPKRGDILRKVGDIMVARKEDLARQMTREMGKVLAETRGDVQEGIDTAYYAATEGRRLFGHTVPSELPDKFNMAIRVPIGVAGIVTPWNFPMAIPTWKIFPALLCGNTIVFKPASDTPATATSLVEILLEAGVPEGVVNIVHGGGGEVGMAIVSHPEVDLISFTGSTGVGIKISEVASQTLKRVSLELGGKNAQIVMPDADMDLALEGVLWGAFGTTGQRCTATSRLILHEKIHDDFLKMLVSRVEKLKLGDGLQPGVDVGPCVNEGQQKTTQSYVEIGLQQGATLAAGGEIPPDPNLKKGWFYKPTVFSGVKPDHRIAKEEIFGPVLSVIKTKSLDEGIQILNDTIYGLSSSVYTRDVNGAFRAIRDIKAGITYINAPTIGAEAHMPFGGVKQTGNGHREGGWTVYDFFSEWKTVYIDYSGGLQRAQIDNY from the coding sequence ATGGCGAAAAAATTTCAGAACTTTATCAACGGTAAATGGGTTGACGCGAAATCGGGCAAGACTTTCGAAAACCGGAATCCGGCCAACTGGGACGAAATCGTCGGCACGTTCCCCAAGTCGGGCAAGGAGGATGTCGAAGAGGCGGTACAAGCTGCACGCAAAGCATTCGATTCATGGAGATTAACGCCTGCTCCGAAACGTGGCGATATTCTTCGCAAAGTCGGCGATATCATGGTTGCCCGCAAGGAGGATCTCGCCCGTCAAATGACGCGGGAAATGGGAAAGGTTCTTGCCGAAACCCGCGGCGATGTACAGGAGGGAATCGATACCGCGTATTATGCTGCCACCGAAGGCCGCAGGCTGTTCGGGCACACGGTACCCTCCGAACTTCCCGACAAGTTCAACATGGCCATTCGGGTTCCAATCGGCGTTGCAGGTATCGTTACACCGTGGAATTTCCCGATGGCAATTCCGACGTGGAAGATTTTCCCTGCACTGTTATGCGGCAATACGATCGTATTCAAGCCGGCGTCGGATACACCTGCAACGGCGACATCGCTTGTTGAAATTCTTCTTGAAGCGGGTGTGCCCGAAGGCGTTGTGAATATCGTTCATGGCGGCGGAGGTGAAGTAGGTATGGCGATTGTCAGCCATCCCGAAGTGGACTTGATCAGTTTCACCGGATCAACCGGCGTCGGGATCAAGATCTCGGAAGTGGCGAGTCAAACTCTCAAACGTGTTTCTCTCGAACTTGGAGGAAAGAACGCCCAGATCGTCATGCCGGATGCAGACATGGACCTTGCGCTCGAAGGAGTTTTGTGGGGCGCATTCGGAACAACGGGCCAGCGCTGCACAGCAACCAGCCGTTTGATTCTGCACGAGAAAATCCATGATGATTTCCTGAAGATGCTTGTGAGCCGTGTCGAGAAGTTGAAATTGGGTGATGGATTGCAGCCCGGCGTTGATGTCGGGCCCTGTGTGAACGAAGGGCAGCAGAAGACCACGCAATCCTACGTCGAAATCGGATTACAGCAAGGAGCAACTCTTGCAGCAGGAGGAGAGATTCCCCCGGATCCGAATCTCAAGAAAGGCTGGTTCTATAAACCCACCGTCTTCTCCGGGGTGAAGCCCGACCATCGCATTGCAAAAGAGGAAATCTTCGGGCCGGTTCTTTCCGTCATCAAAACGAAATCGTTGGATGAGGGAATTCAGATTTTGAACGATACGATCTACGGACTTTCCTCATCCGTCTATACGAGGGATGTCAACGGAGCATTTCGCGCCATTCGCGATATCAAAGCCGGTATTACCTACATCAATGCCCCGACAATCGGTGCTGAAGCGCATATGCCGTTTGGTGGCGTAAAACAGACCGGAAACGGCCATCGGGAGGGGGGGTGGACAGTGTACGATTTCTTCTCGGAATGGAAGACCGTGTACATTGACTACAGCGGCGGGTTGCAGCGCGCACAGATTGATAACTACTAA
- a CDS encoding adenylosuccinate lyase yields MIARYTRPEMGNIWDDHNKFSIWLEIELLACEAQAELGVIPAEAVRVMRDRSAFNVARIDEIEREVKHDVIAFLTNVAEHVGPEARFMHLGMTSSDVLDTCLAVQMKQSGEILMADLLKLKEVLARRAKEFKNTVMVGRTHGIHAEPTTFGLKLALWYDEAKRNIARLESAIERISVGQISGAVGTFEHLSPKVEEYVCAKLGLKPAPVSTQILQRDRHAEFMSVLAVIGSSLEKFATEIRHLQKTEVLEAEEYFSQGQKGSSAMPHKRNPITCERIAGLSRVLRGNAMAAIENVALWHERDITHSSVERVVIPDSCILLDYMLALMTDVLDKLLVYPENMLKNLERTQGLIFSQSVLLSLTKKEMKREDAYRAVQTAAMEVWQGGKNFKELLLANQEIVRVLGKEHIEELFDLQKSMKHVDYIFNRVGLE; encoded by the coding sequence ATGATTGCTCGATACACACGGCCCGAAATGGGCAACATATGGGACGACCACAACAAATTCAGCATTTGGCTCGAGATAGAGTTGCTTGCCTGTGAAGCGCAGGCTGAGCTTGGCGTCATTCCGGCGGAGGCTGTGCGGGTTATGCGCGACCGGTCGGCTTTTAATGTTGCCCGCATTGATGAGATTGAGAGGGAAGTGAAGCATGATGTGATTGCCTTCCTCACCAACGTCGCAGAGCATGTCGGGCCGGAAGCGAGGTTTATGCACCTCGGCATGACCTCGTCCGATGTGTTGGATACGTGTCTCGCCGTGCAAATGAAGCAATCGGGAGAGATCCTGATGGCTGATCTTCTCAAACTCAAGGAAGTGTTGGCAAGGCGGGCAAAAGAGTTCAAGAACACCGTCATGGTGGGACGAACGCACGGCATACACGCGGAGCCGACAACGTTCGGCCTGAAGCTGGCGCTCTGGTATGATGAAGCGAAACGAAATATCGCCCGCCTTGAATCGGCGATCGAACGGATTTCTGTCGGGCAGATTTCCGGCGCTGTCGGAACGTTCGAGCATCTCAGCCCGAAAGTGGAAGAGTACGTTTGTGCCAAACTCGGGCTGAAACCCGCTCCGGTTTCGACCCAAATACTTCAGAGGGACAGGCACGCGGAATTCATGTCCGTGCTCGCGGTTATCGGAAGTTCGCTGGAGAAGTTCGCTACGGAAATCCGACACCTTCAAAAAACCGAAGTCCTTGAAGCCGAAGAGTATTTCTCACAAGGGCAGAAAGGCTCCTCGGCTATGCCGCACAAACGGAATCCGATCACATGCGAGCGGATTGCGGGATTGTCACGTGTGCTTCGGGGCAATGCAATGGCGGCGATCGAGAATGTCGCCTTGTGGCATGAACGCGACATCACGCATTCTTCTGTTGAGCGTGTCGTTATTCCGGACAGTTGCATTCTGCTCGACTACATGCTTGCGCTTATGACGGACGTTCTCGACAAACTTCTTGTCTATCCCGAGAACATGCTGAAAAACCTTGAGCGCACCCAAGGGCTTATCTTCTCTCAATCCGTTCTGCTGTCTTTGACAAAGAAAGAAATGAAGAGAGAAGATGCGTATCGGGCGGTGCAAACCGCCGCGATGGAAGTGTGGCAGGGAGGAAAGAACTTCAAAGAACTTCTGCTTGCAAATCAGGAGATTGTTCGTGTGCTCGGCAAGGAACACATCGAAGAGCTCTTTGATTTGCAGAAAAGCATGAAGCACGTTGACTACATATTTAATCGAGTAGGACTCGAATAA
- a CDS encoding glycerol-3-phosphate acyltransferase: MIFLQRLNKQRRRFVLPLFVAVVIGYLMGSFPAAYVLVKWKSNLDIRHHGSGNVGTLNSYEVTNSKIVGVGVLLLDLVKGVLSVFIVSEVVNAEFPTLAVGGVAAVVGHNFPVWLGFKGGRGLATAAGVMFMVSWICVLVWMGAWLVGKKVSRDVNVGNAAATILMVVTAFFLPAETLARGIPMNATSAEFKWFVAALAFVILLRLIQPVKQYIAGVKS; encoded by the coding sequence ATGATTTTTTTGCAACGATTAAACAAACAGCGTCGGCGTTTCGTGCTTCCTCTCTTTGTTGCCGTAGTAATCGGTTATCTGATGGGATCTTTCCCGGCGGCGTATGTGCTTGTGAAATGGAAATCCAATCTCGACATCCGTCATCACGGCAGCGGCAATGTCGGAACACTGAACAGCTATGAAGTGACGAACTCAAAAATTGTTGGCGTCGGGGTTCTGCTACTCGATCTTGTGAAGGGAGTACTGAGTGTGTTCATTGTCAGTGAGGTTGTTAACGCCGAATTTCCGACACTGGCAGTTGGCGGTGTTGCCGCAGTAGTCGGGCACAACTTTCCCGTGTGGCTCGGCTTCAAAGGCGGGCGGGGATTGGCAACTGCGGCAGGCGTTATGTTCATGGTAAGCTGGATTTGCGTTCTGGTGTGGATGGGGGCATGGTTGGTTGGTAAAAAGGTTTCCCGTGATGTCAACGTCGGCAATGCGGCGGCGACAATTCTCATGGTGGTTACCGCTTTTTTTCTTCCGGCCGAGACATTGGCCCGCGGTATCCCGATGAACGCGACGTCCGCTGAATTCAAGTGGTTTGTTGCGGCTCTCGCGTTTGTCATCTTGTTGCGATTAATTCAGCCCGTGAAGCAGTACATAGCAGGAGTGAAATCTTGA
- the larB gene encoding nickel pincer cofactor biosynthesis protein LarB, producing MIKPEVKKILLQFKQGKRSEEEVVKAISSGMVETLGFATVDHHREMRQGFPEVIFCEGKSEQQVAQIAKKIVNRGGVLFATRANPKQFSAVRKVVRRARYNAVARTISFTNRVENTTGRGTILIVTAGTSDLPVAEEAFETATIMGNDVDRLTDVGVAGIHRLLMQSKKLHSASVIIVVAGMDGALPSVVGGLVDVPVIAVPTSVGYGANFGGVAPLLAMLNSCAAGVMVANIDNGFGAGVAASRINRQRG from the coding sequence GTGATCAAACCGGAAGTCAAAAAGATTCTTCTTCAGTTCAAGCAGGGCAAGCGATCAGAGGAAGAAGTGGTAAAGGCAATTTCATCCGGCATGGTTGAGACACTGGGTTTTGCAACGGTCGACCATCACCGGGAAATGCGACAAGGTTTCCCGGAAGTGATTTTTTGCGAGGGCAAATCCGAACAACAGGTTGCACAGATCGCAAAGAAAATCGTGAATCGCGGAGGCGTTCTTTTCGCTACGAGGGCGAATCCGAAACAGTTTTCCGCAGTAAGGAAAGTCGTTCGACGTGCCAGGTACAATGCAGTTGCACGAACAATCAGTTTCACCAATCGCGTCGAGAATACAACAGGACGAGGCACTATTCTCATTGTGACGGCCGGGACATCGGATTTGCCGGTTGCCGAAGAGGCATTTGAGACCGCTACAATCATGGGAAACGATGTTGACCGTCTCACAGATGTCGGTGTTGCCGGCATTCACCGGCTGCTGATGCAAAGCAAAAAGCTCCATTCTGCATCTGTCATTATCGTTGTGGCAGGAATGGACGGGGCGTTGCCGAGTGTTGTGGGCGGATTGGTTGACGTACCGGTTATCGCTGTGCCGACCTCCGTTGGTTACGGAGCCAACTTCGGCGGCGTTGCGCCACTTTTAGCAATGCTAAACTCGTGCGCAGCAGGCGTGATGGTCGCAAATATCGATAACGGATTCGGAGCCGGAGTCGCGGCAAGCCGGATAAACAGGCAGAGGGGCTGA
- a CDS encoding trypsin-like peptidase domain-containing protein, giving the protein MAGIVSLFLIVGGLIGYYVGNAPEAAESSSASDTYADAPFEEARPASHSSETRPDDVSTSRQNAITRTVAECSAAVVGINVIEVRQYRYRSPWGDDPFFRQFFPDQLYTQQVQELGSGFIISPDGYVITNDHVAGNAKEITVTMTNGDKYKAELIGTDQMTDIALLKIDGKNLPHLKLGNSDNVIIGEWSIAFGNPFGLFDVNNQPTVTVGVISAKNMNLRAQQGRTYRGMIQTDAAINSGNSGGPLVNSQGEVIGVNSVIYTPNQGNIGLGFAIPINRVKSVVAELKRTGKVERENYTGLEVQNVDERVARYFGLDRVEGVIVSNVQRRSPGEKAGFKPGDIIFEINGEKVRDQSAYIAILEDSRAGDSLKFKILRDRRIIELPVRIEKRST; this is encoded by the coding sequence ATGGCAGGAATCGTATCACTGTTTTTGATTGTCGGGGGATTGATCGGTTACTACGTAGGCAATGCGCCGGAAGCCGCAGAGAGTTCTTCCGCTTCAGATACGTATGCCGATGCTCCGTTTGAGGAGGCTCGCCCTGCATCTCACAGTTCCGAAACCCGCCCGGACGATGTCAGCACGTCACGCCAAAACGCTATTACGCGTACGGTTGCTGAGTGCAGCGCGGCAGTCGTCGGAATCAACGTCATCGAAGTACGCCAATATAGATATCGCAGCCCGTGGGGCGATGATCCGTTTTTCCGTCAGTTCTTTCCCGATCAGTTATACACCCAGCAAGTACAGGAACTTGGTTCCGGCTTCATTATCTCGCCCGACGGCTATGTTATCACCAACGATCACGTTGCCGGCAACGCAAAGGAAATAACCGTAACGATGACAAACGGCGACAAGTACAAAGCAGAGCTGATCGGGACCGATCAGATGACGGATATCGCATTGTTGAAGATTGACGGAAAGAACCTCCCCCACTTGAAGTTGGGAAACTCCGACAACGTGATCATCGGCGAGTGGTCGATTGCATTCGGCAATCCGTTCGGATTGTTTGATGTGAACAACCAGCCTACTGTCACTGTCGGCGTTATCAGCGCGAAGAATATGAATCTCAGAGCCCAGCAGGGAAGAACCTACCGCGGCATGATTCAAACCGATGCAGCAATCAATTCGGGAAATAGCGGCGGGCCGCTCGTGAACAGTCAGGGAGAGGTCATTGGCGTGAATTCAGTCATTTACACACCGAACCAGGGGAACATCGGCTTGGGTTTTGCTATTCCAATCAATCGCGTCAAGAGTGTGGTTGCTGAACTGAAACGAACAGGAAAAGTCGAACGGGAAAACTACACAGGACTGGAAGTTCAGAATGTTGATGAGCGCGTCGCCCGGTATTTCGGGCTCGATAGGGTGGAGGGAGTGATTGTCAGTAACGTTCAACGACGAAGTCCCGGAGAGAAGGCAGGGTTCAAACCCGGCGATATCATCTTCGAGATCAACGGAGAGAAGGTCAGAGATCAATCTGCGTACATCGCCATTCTCGAAGACTCTCGCGCGGGCGATTCGCTGAAGTTCAAAATCCTGAGGGATAGGAGAATCATTGAACTGCCTGTCAGAATAGAAAAACGTTCTACATAG